The Candidatus Bathyarchaeum sp. genome contains the following window.
GCTGAAACGTTCACGTTTAATGGCGCCAAAAGAAACGTAAAACCCAAGATTAGTGTTACATTAATAAAACAACTGCCAATAACGTTTCCTAAAGCAAGGTCCATGAAGCCTTTTCGTACAGAGTCCACACTGGTTACTAGCTCGGGAAAACTGGTACCAAAGGCAACCAAAGTAGCTCCCACCACAATTGGCGGAATACCTGCACTTAACGCAAGGTAAGATGCAGATTCTATAATAAAATATGAAGAAGCTACAACTCCAACTATTCCCAACATTGAATATAGTGCATATGTTTTATTTTCAGATTTTTCTGCAGTGTCAGAGATTTGTTCGACAGTTTCCCTTTTTCGGGCAAGGTCATACATATTATAAATAAAAAGGCCAATCAACAAAAGACCAATCAACTGACTGCCATACCCAAAATACAAAAGCAATAAAGGAACAATAGAAGCCACAAAAATTCCAAAATTAAGGTTTCCTACCTCGTCTCGGGCCATTTTGGTGAAAAAACCCACACTTTCTGGATATTTTACTGACATCAAAACAAAACTAACACCCAAAATTAAACAGATATTCATTATGTTTGAACCCAAAATATTGCCTATGGAAATTCCAACAGTTTCTGTGTTCACTATAGCAAAG
Protein-coding sequences here:
- a CDS encoding sodium:calcium antiporter, producing MLDQLGIFGNVIVLVVSLVVLIRASSLTITNSVNLASVTGLGKTKVGFLLVAFSTSLPELFVAAFAIVNTETVGISIGNILGSNIMNICLILGVSFVLMSVKYPESVGFFTKMARDEVGNLNFGIFVASIVPLLLLYFGYGSQLIGLLLIGLFIYNMYDLARKRETVEQISDTAEKSENKTYALYSMLGIVGVVASSYFIIESASYLALSAGIPPIVVGATLVAFGTSFPELVTSVDSVRKGFMDLALGNVIGSCFINVTLILGFTFLLAPLNVNVSAFSDLILFSLIANIVFGYIIQNSNVGKRQGIVLLVIYAIFLITSF